In Blastopirellula sp. J2-11, a single genomic region encodes these proteins:
- a CDS encoding Gfo/Idh/MocA family oxidoreductase, translated as MNSFDASRRTFLKTTAAGVAATSLAVQAHRSQAADANSKLRIGFVGVGGRGFGAHVKSLSALAKEGSNIELVAVCDVYEHNRNRAADYIEKENGGKVARYVDFRDMYEKENLDAVSIGTPDHWHAIQAIEAMKGGMHVYCEKPMVKQVEEAIELVSVWKDSGKVMQVGVQGTSLPIWDAAREKIDAGLLGKVLMYQTEYFRNSDIGQWRYYKLSKEMTPKTIDWKRFLGVDEGLAEDQPFDRAVFAQWRRFWQFGSGMFTDLFVHRTTQMMKATGLRFPARVTGSGGLYLEYDGREVPDVATVVAEFNEGCQGLVTATMAASETPISQLVRGHNGSIVFDRPDTSGEFTFVPERPQVTHISPTELPYEKQIIKSEKEAPKDQTKAHFENWITAIQENKPQSVNNPPDLGAAAIVLVNLGARSHREGKIYRFDDEKMTVSEADGSWSKKWEKISKERGKPEHVPGWKAGDTGSTINDPDHQSLEGPWINGKDPAK; from the coding sequence ATGAATTCTTTCGATGCTTCGCGTCGAACTTTTCTGAAGACGACCGCCGCAGGCGTTGCCGCGACCTCCCTCGCCGTGCAAGCCCATCGATCGCAAGCTGCCGACGCTAACTCAAAACTTCGGATCGGCTTTGTTGGCGTCGGCGGACGCGGCTTCGGCGCGCATGTGAAGAGCCTTTCGGCTCTCGCGAAAGAAGGATCCAATATCGAATTGGTCGCCGTTTGCGACGTTTACGAACACAATCGCAATCGCGCGGCCGACTACATCGAAAAAGAGAACGGCGGCAAGGTCGCGCGCTACGTCGACTTTCGCGACATGTACGAGAAAGAAAACCTGGATGCGGTGAGCATCGGTACGCCCGACCATTGGCATGCGATTCAGGCCATCGAAGCGATGAAGGGCGGCATGCACGTCTATTGCGAAAAGCCGATGGTCAAGCAAGTCGAAGAAGCGATCGAACTGGTCAGCGTCTGGAAAGACTCTGGCAAAGTGATGCAGGTCGGCGTGCAGGGAACCAGTCTGCCGATCTGGGACGCCGCTCGCGAGAAGATTGACGCAGGCCTGCTAGGCAAAGTGCTGATGTATCAGACCGAGTACTTCCGCAACTCGGACATCGGCCAATGGCGTTACTATAAACTGTCGAAAGAGATGACTCCCAAGACGATCGACTGGAAGCGTTTTCTAGGGGTCGATGAAGGCCTGGCCGAAGATCAACCGTTCGATCGCGCCGTGTTCGCTCAGTGGCGTCGCTTCTGGCAGTTCGGCAGCGGCATGTTCACTGACTTGTTCGTCCACCGCACGACGCAGATGATGAAAGCGACCGGACTGCGGTTCCCGGCTCGGGTTACCGGCAGCGGCGGCTTGTACTTGGAATACGACGGCCGCGAAGTGCCGGATGTCGCGACGGTGGTCGCGGAGTTCAACGAAGGTTGCCAAGGCCTGGTCACCGCGACGATGGCCGCTTCGGAGACTCCGATTTCGCAACTGGTCCGCGGTCACAACGGCTCGATCGTCTTTGATCGCCCCGACACTTCCGGAGAATTCACGTTCGTTCCCGAACGTCCGCAGGTCACGCACATCAGCCCGACCGAACTCCCTTACGAAAAGCAGATCATCAAGAGCGAAAAGGAAGCGCCCAAGGATCAAACCAAAGCGCACTTCGAGAACTGGATCACCGCGATCCAAGAGAACAAGCCGCAGTCGGTGAACAATCCGCCCGACTTGGGCGCTGCGGCGATCGTATTGGTGAATCTCGGCGCTCGCAGCCACCGTGAAGGCAAGATCTATCGCTTCGACGACGAGAAGATGACGGTCAGCGAAGCGGACGGCTCATGGTCGAAGAAGTGGGAGAAGATCTCCAAAGAGCGCGGCAAGCCCGAACATGTCCCCGGTTGGAAAGCCGGCGACACCGGCTCAACCATCAACGATCCCGACCACCAAAGTCTGGAAGGTCCCTGGATCAACGGCAAGGATCCTGCGAAGTAG
- a CDS encoding sugar phosphate isomerase/epimerase family protein codes for MRVPLLAINQLTTFRWSFEMDARRLAEAGIPGVHVWRQKLVDYGVEKGAHLLEEYGLKPVALSWAGGFTGSDGRTFADALSDGKLAIEQAAELQAPIVVVHSGSRGGHTVNHARRLFLSALGELLPLAEEHDIQLAVEPMHPAAGAEWTFLQSLADAIELTKKLESDHLKIVADVYQLFGEKNLIEQLKQATPYLALVQLADADEAPMGEPDRRPLGSGKLPLREIVTALQSAGYEGAFDVELMGLEIENTDYDQLISQTRGYFNDIVGATTTPQSQPLK; via the coding sequence ATGCGCGTGCCGCTTCTCGCGATCAATCAACTTACAACGTTTCGCTGGTCTTTTGAAATGGACGCTCGGCGACTGGCCGAGGCCGGAATCCCAGGCGTGCACGTCTGGCGACAGAAGTTGGTTGACTACGGCGTCGAAAAAGGCGCCCACCTGCTGGAAGAATATGGCCTGAAACCGGTCGCGCTAAGCTGGGCCGGCGGTTTCACCGGCAGCGATGGGCGGACTTTTGCCGACGCACTGAGCGACGGCAAGCTGGCGATCGAACAAGCGGCCGAACTGCAAGCGCCGATCGTCGTCGTCCACAGCGGCTCTCGCGGTGGTCACACCGTCAATCACGCGCGCCGCTTATTTCTGTCAGCGCTGGGTGAACTGCTGCCGCTGGCCGAAGAACATGACATTCAGCTCGCCGTCGAACCGATGCACCCCGCCGCAGGCGCCGAGTGGACCTTTCTACAATCGCTCGCCGATGCGATCGAGCTGACCAAGAAGTTGGAAAGCGACCATCTCAAGATCGTCGCCGACGTCTACCAACTATTCGGCGAAAAGAATCTGATCGAGCAATTGAAGCAAGCGACTCCTTACCTGGCGCTGGTCCAGCTAGCCGACGCCGACGAAGCGCCGATGGGCGAACCTGATCGCCGCCCCCTCGGCTCAGGCAAACTACCGCTGCGGGAGATTGTCACGGCGCTGCAATCGGCTGGGTACGAGGGAGCATTCGATGTCGAGTTGATGGGGCTCGAAATTGAGAATACCGACTACGACCAATTGATCTCCCAAACTCGCGGTTACTTCAACGACATCGTCGGAGCGACGACCACTCCTCAGTCGCAACCGCTGAAATAG